From Cricetulus griseus strain 17A/GY chromosome 1 unlocalized genomic scaffold, alternate assembly CriGri-PICRH-1.0 chr1_0, whole genome shotgun sequence, a single genomic window includes:
- the Ctsk gene encoding cathepsin K isoform X3, whose product MWVFKFLLLPMLSFALYPEEMLDTQWELWKKTHRKQYNSKVDEISRRLIWEKNLKHISIHNLEASLGVHTYELAMNHLGDMTSEEVVQKMTGLKLPPSHSHSNDTLYIPEWEGRAPDAIDYRKKGYVTPVKNQGECGSCWAFSSAGALEGQLKKKTGKLLNLSPQNLVDCVSENYGCGGGYMTTAFRYVQTNGGIDSEDAYPYVGQDQSCMYNPTAKAAKCRGYREIPVGSEKALKRAVARVGPISVSIDASLTSFQFYSRGVYYDENCDGDNVNHAVLVVGYGAQKGNKHWIIKNSWGESWGNKGYVLLARNRNNACGITNLASFPKM is encoded by the exons ATGTGGGTGTTCAAGTTTCTGCTGCTACCCATGTTGAGCTTCGCTCTGTACCCTGAGGAGATGCTGGATACCCAGTGGGAGCTATGGAAGAAGACCCATAGGAAGCAGTATAACAGCAAG GTGGATGAAATCTCTCGGCGTTTAATTTGGGAAAAAAACCTGAAGCATATTTCTATCCATAACCTTGAGGCCTCTCTTGGTGTCCATACGTATGAACTGGCCATGAATCACTTGGGAGACATG ACCAGTGAAGAAGTGGTTCAGAAGATGACAGGACTCAAATTACCACCTTCTCACTCCCACAGTAATGACACTCTCTACATCCCAGAGTGGGAAGGCAGAGCCCCAGATGCCATCGACTATCGAAAGAAAGGATATGTTACTCcagtcaaaaatcag GGTGAGTGTGGTTCCTGTTGGGCTTTTAGCTCTGCAGGTGCCCTGGAGGGCCAACTCAAGAAGAAGACAGGCAAACTCTTAAATCTCAGTCCTCAGAATCTTGTGGATTGTGTGTCTGAGAATTACGGCTGTGGAGGCGGCTATATGACCACTGCCTTCCGGTATGTGCAGACGAATGGGGGCATTGACTCTGAAGATGCTTATCCATATGTGGGTCAG gatCAAAGTTGTATGTACAACCCAACAGCAAAGGCAGCTAAATGCAGAGGGTACAGAGAGATCCCTGTGGGCAGTGAGAAGGCCCTGAAGAGAGCAGTGGCTCGGGTGGGACCCATCTCTGTGTCAATTGACGCCAGCTTGACCTCTTTCCAGTTTTACAGCAGAG GTGTGTACTATGACGAAAATTGCGACGGTGATAATGTGAACCATGCCGTGTTGGTAGTGGGCTATGGCGCCCAGAAGGGAAACAAGCACTGGATAATTAAGAACAG CTGGGgagaaagctggggaaacaaaggATATGTTCTCTTGGCTCGGAATAGAAACAACGCGTGTGGCATTACCAACCTGGCCAGCTTCCCCAAGATGTGA
- the Ctsk gene encoding cathepsin K isoform X2, giving the protein MEVSPNYSSHRMWVFKFLLLPMLSFALYPEEMLDTQWELWKKTHRKQYNSKVDEISRRLIWEKNLKHISIHNLEASLGVHTYELAMNHLGDMTSEEVVQKMTGLKLPPSHSHSNDTLYIPEWEGRAPDAIDYRKKGYVTPVKNQGECGSCWAFSSAGALEGQLKKKTGKLLNLSPQNLVDCVSENYGCGGGYMTTAFRYVQTNGGIDSEDAYPYVGQDQSCMYNPTAKAAKCRGYREIPVGSEKALKRAVARVGPISVSIDASLTSFQFYSRGVYYDENCDGDNVNHAVLVVGYGAQKGNKHWIIKNSWGESWGNKGYVLLARNRNNACGITNLASFPKM; this is encoded by the exons ATGGAAGTCTCCCCTAATTATTCCTCTCACAGGATGTGGGTGTTCAAGTTTCTGCTGCTACCCATGTTGAGCTTCGCTCTGTACCCTGAGGAGATGCTGGATACCCAGTGGGAGCTATGGAAGAAGACCCATAGGAAGCAGTATAACAGCAAG GTGGATGAAATCTCTCGGCGTTTAATTTGGGAAAAAAACCTGAAGCATATTTCTATCCATAACCTTGAGGCCTCTCTTGGTGTCCATACGTATGAACTGGCCATGAATCACTTGGGAGACATG ACCAGTGAAGAAGTGGTTCAGAAGATGACAGGACTCAAATTACCACCTTCTCACTCCCACAGTAATGACACTCTCTACATCCCAGAGTGGGAAGGCAGAGCCCCAGATGCCATCGACTATCGAAAGAAAGGATATGTTACTCcagtcaaaaatcag GGTGAGTGTGGTTCCTGTTGGGCTTTTAGCTCTGCAGGTGCCCTGGAGGGCCAACTCAAGAAGAAGACAGGCAAACTCTTAAATCTCAGTCCTCAGAATCTTGTGGATTGTGTGTCTGAGAATTACGGCTGTGGAGGCGGCTATATGACCACTGCCTTCCGGTATGTGCAGACGAATGGGGGCATTGACTCTGAAGATGCTTATCCATATGTGGGTCAG gatCAAAGTTGTATGTACAACCCAACAGCAAAGGCAGCTAAATGCAGAGGGTACAGAGAGATCCCTGTGGGCAGTGAGAAGGCCCTGAAGAGAGCAGTGGCTCGGGTGGGACCCATCTCTGTGTCAATTGACGCCAGCTTGACCTCTTTCCAGTTTTACAGCAGAG GTGTGTACTATGACGAAAATTGCGACGGTGATAATGTGAACCATGCCGTGTTGGTAGTGGGCTATGGCGCCCAGAAGGGAAACAAGCACTGGATAATTAAGAACAG CTGGGgagaaagctggggaaacaaaggATATGTTCTCTTGGCTCGGAATAGAAACAACGCGTGTGGCATTACCAACCTGGCCAGCTTCCCCAAGATGTGA
- the Ctsk gene encoding cathepsin K isoform X1, with amino-acid sequence MVLLVAASEAYTVRTPKAGQYKCLPGNVSAIISTPTGWLRLNLLSMEVSPNYSSHRMWVFKFLLLPMLSFALYPEEMLDTQWELWKKTHRKQYNSKVDEISRRLIWEKNLKHISIHNLEASLGVHTYELAMNHLGDMTSEEVVQKMTGLKLPPSHSHSNDTLYIPEWEGRAPDAIDYRKKGYVTPVKNQGECGSCWAFSSAGALEGQLKKKTGKLLNLSPQNLVDCVSENYGCGGGYMTTAFRYVQTNGGIDSEDAYPYVGQDQSCMYNPTAKAAKCRGYREIPVGSEKALKRAVARVGPISVSIDASLTSFQFYSRGVYYDENCDGDNVNHAVLVVGYGAQKGNKHWIIKNSWGESWGNKGYVLLARNRNNACGITNLASFPKM; translated from the exons atggtgctcttagtggcagcctCTGAGGCATAtactgtcagaaccccaaaggcaggccagtacaaatgccttcCTGGTAATGTGTCTGCCATCATTTCCACACCCACAGGCTGGCTTAGACTGAACCTCCTGTCGATGGAAGTCTCCCCTAATTATTCCTCTCACAGGATGTGGGTGTTCAAGTTTCTGCTGCTACCCATGTTGAGCTTCGCTCTGTACCCTGAGGAGATGCTGGATACCCAGTGGGAGCTATGGAAGAAGACCCATAGGAAGCAGTATAACAGCAAG GTGGATGAAATCTCTCGGCGTTTAATTTGGGAAAAAAACCTGAAGCATATTTCTATCCATAACCTTGAGGCCTCTCTTGGTGTCCATACGTATGAACTGGCCATGAATCACTTGGGAGACATG ACCAGTGAAGAAGTGGTTCAGAAGATGACAGGACTCAAATTACCACCTTCTCACTCCCACAGTAATGACACTCTCTACATCCCAGAGTGGGAAGGCAGAGCCCCAGATGCCATCGACTATCGAAAGAAAGGATATGTTACTCcagtcaaaaatcag GGTGAGTGTGGTTCCTGTTGGGCTTTTAGCTCTGCAGGTGCCCTGGAGGGCCAACTCAAGAAGAAGACAGGCAAACTCTTAAATCTCAGTCCTCAGAATCTTGTGGATTGTGTGTCTGAGAATTACGGCTGTGGAGGCGGCTATATGACCACTGCCTTCCGGTATGTGCAGACGAATGGGGGCATTGACTCTGAAGATGCTTATCCATATGTGGGTCAG gatCAAAGTTGTATGTACAACCCAACAGCAAAGGCAGCTAAATGCAGAGGGTACAGAGAGATCCCTGTGGGCAGTGAGAAGGCCCTGAAGAGAGCAGTGGCTCGGGTGGGACCCATCTCTGTGTCAATTGACGCCAGCTTGACCTCTTTCCAGTTTTACAGCAGAG GTGTGTACTATGACGAAAATTGCGACGGTGATAATGTGAACCATGCCGTGTTGGTAGTGGGCTATGGCGCCCAGAAGGGAAACAAGCACTGGATAATTAAGAACAG CTGGGgagaaagctggggaaacaaaggATATGTTCTCTTGGCTCGGAATAGAAACAACGCGTGTGGCATTACCAACCTGGCCAGCTTCCCCAAGATGTGA